The DNA region CTTCTTCTGAATCCGGGAAAGCAGTAGAATGGATCAGTGAAAATCCGTTTACCATTTGAATATACTTCTCCGCAAAAGCAAGAGTAATATATCCCCCTAGAGAATGGCCAAACATTGTTACTTGCGGTACATTCAAATAATATAGTACATCCTTAATATGATCTGCGATATCTTCAATCGTTCCGGTTCCCTCAAGGTTAGCAGATTCACCATGACCTGGGAGGTCTAGAGCAATCACTCGGTAATGTTCTGATAACTTTTTAATTACATTATCCCAATAGCCATTGCTGCCACAAAAGCCGTGAAGAAGGACAATTGGGCTTCCCTTCCCTTTTTCGTTGTATGAGACAGTTATCCCATTCAAATTAACACTATTTTTTCTCATGTTCTCTCCTCCAAAACTTTTATTTATATATGTTTTATATCTTTTACAATACTTACCCTATTTTTCCAATAAATATCAGTTATATTCCTTATTTTATTTGTGAAATACCAATGTACTTATTTATGGTAAAATAAAGGTCATTAACCTACAATTCTATTAATAAAGGATAATAGAATTGTAGGTTAATGACCAGCATTGATTATAAGGTGTATTGGTACAATTGATTAATGGTTACGGCAGGTGCGGTAACTTCATATGGAACCCCTTCAGGATAAAAAACAAACAAATGTTCGTTCAGTGCATTCACTACTCTACACTAAACAATATTTTTTTATCTCTTCTCGTATTTCATCGCTTATTCCAAATTCTGCTGCAATATAGCTTTTAAAATCACCAAATGTACCTAAAATGGTTTTCATCGTGGCATGCAGATATTCCTCACGTAATGGAAATGCATTTATAAATCGAGCTAACTCTTCTTTAGTAAAGAATAGAGATGCTTTTTCAAATATTTTATTATGATGATCCGCTAAAGTATGATTTGACAATAAGTAATCCTCTAAAACTGTTTCATAGGGAACACCTAGGGTCATCAAAATCAGCATTGAACCTACTCCGGTTCGATCCCGTCCACCTGTACAATGATGGACAAGAGGTAAATTTTCTTCAGGACTTTTTATCAGCGTCATTAATCTTTTAAAAGAGTTATTTTGAATGGGCATGTCGGTATAGATTTTCAAGAATCGTTCAACAGTAAATTGACTGTAATACGCCTTGTTAAAACCCTCATCTTTCGTAAACATAGTGGTCGTAATATTTTCTTCCTTCATAACAGACACTCGCTCATTAATTGCCAAACCGATAGACGGGTCTGGTCTTCGGTCCGATTCGTCCTTCCTTCGGTAATCAAAAACACGCTTAATCTGATAAACCTGAAGTAAACGCATATCCTTTTCTGTTAG from Neobacillus sp. FSL H8-0543 includes:
- a CDS encoding tyrosine-protein phosphatase; amino-acid sequence: MKEKIIQECLVPLTGVVNFRDMGGTKTEDGRRVKKGLLFRAAELTGLTEKDMRLLQVYQIKRVFDYRRKDESDRRPDPSIGLAINERVSVMKEENITTTMFTKDEGFNKAYYSQFTVERFLKIYTDMPIQNNSFKRLMTLIKSPEENLPLVHHCTGGRDRTGVGSMLILMTLGVPYETVLEDYLLSNHTLADHHNKIFEKASLFFTKEELARFINAFPLREEYLHATMKTILGTFGDFKSYIAAEFGISDEIREEIKKYCLV